The proteins below come from a single bacterium genomic window:
- a CDS encoding type I restriction endonuclease subunit R, giving the protein MPTDTSEKGLESLIVAAMTGRRMDNAGGELVATEVGTIGGTGYVQGDPAHYDREHAVDLVRLLEFLNATQPKAVETLGLAEDGPNRLKFLDRLRGEVARRGVIDVLRKGIQHGPASVNLFYGTPSLGNREAVRLFESNVFSVTRQLRYSRDETQRALDLCLFINGLPIATFELKNSLTKQTVDDAVVQYQRDRNPHELLFEFSRCLVHFAVDDQQVMMCTHLKGEASWFLPFNKGWNDGAGNPPNPNGLKTAYLWEEALTREGLTNIIENYAQVVEEKDERTGRKKRKQIFPRYHQLDVVRKLLAAALADSVGKRYLVQHSAGSGKSNSIAWLAHQLVGLEREGKPAFDSTIVVTDRRLLDKQIRDTIRQFAQVSAIVGAVTEGSQQLRQFIESGKKIIITTVQKFPFVLEEIGSEHRNRRFAIIIDEAHSSQGGRTSAKMNIALSPEGEEPEEETYEDTINRIIESRRMLSNASYFAFTATPKNKTLEMFGVPYAEGEEVKHRPFHSYTMKQAIQEGFILDVLKGYTPVNNYYRLVKTVPDDPEYDVRKAAKKLRRYIETHEHAIEKKAEIIVDHFLNQVYSRHKISGQARGMVVTGSIVRAIEYYQAIAGYISEMKLPFKALVAFSGEHEFKGAKLSETSMNGSPGSQIAERFREDPYRLLVCAEKFQTGYDEPLLHTMYVDKILSGVKSVQTLSRLNRAMPGKYDTFVLDFTNTTEGIQRDFAPYYRTTILSEETDPNKLHDLKAKLDAAQVYDWSQVEDLVKLYLGGAERDRLDPILDACVAVYKLNLDEDGQVGFKGGAKSFVRTYAFLATVLPYTNASWEKLSIFLNFLIPKLPAPEEEDLAKGILDAVDMDSYRAEMQSTRTIALPDQDGEVGPVPVEQGGHKPEPEMDKLSNILKAFNDLFGNIDWKDADKIRAVIAQEIPAKVSADKAYQNAMKNSDKQNARIEHDKALKRVLVELLSDHTELFKQYSDNDDFRKWLADTVFGLTYKEDAA; this is encoded by the coding sequence ATGCCTACCGATACCAGCGAAAAGGGCCTCGAGAGCCTGATTGTCGCGGCCATGACTGGCCGGCGCATGGATAACGCCGGCGGGGAACTGGTTGCTACCGAGGTCGGCACCATCGGCGGGACTGGGTATGTGCAGGGCGACCCTGCGCACTATGACCGCGAGCACGCGGTTGACCTTGTTCGCTTGCTGGAGTTCCTGAACGCAACCCAGCCCAAGGCGGTTGAGACGCTGGGTCTGGCTGAGGATGGCCCGAACCGGCTGAAGTTCCTTGACCGGCTGCGCGGGGAGGTCGCCAGGCGCGGCGTCATCGATGTCTTGCGCAAGGGCATCCAGCACGGTCCTGCTTCGGTGAACCTGTTCTACGGCACTCCGTCACTGGGCAACAGAGAGGCAGTGAGGCTGTTTGAGTCCAATGTCTTCAGCGTCACGCGCCAGTTGCGCTACAGCCGCGACGAGACGCAGCGCGCGCTCGACCTATGTCTGTTCATCAATGGCCTGCCGATAGCGACATTCGAGCTGAAGAACAGCCTGACCAAACAGACCGTGGACGATGCCGTCGTGCAGTACCAGCGCGACCGGAACCCGCATGAATTGCTGTTTGAGTTCAGCCGGTGTCTGGTGCACTTCGCGGTGGACGACCAGCAGGTGATGATGTGTACGCACCTGAAGGGCGAGGCCTCGTGGTTCCTCCCGTTCAACAAGGGCTGGAACGACGGAGCCGGCAACCCGCCCAACCCGAACGGGCTTAAGACTGCCTATCTCTGGGAAGAGGCGCTGACGCGCGAGGGCCTGACCAACATCATTGAGAACTACGCACAGGTAGTCGAGGAGAAAGATGAAAGGACTGGCCGGAAGAAGCGCAAGCAGATCTTCCCGCGATACCACCAGTTGGATGTGGTGCGCAAGCTGCTGGCGGCCGCTCTGGCGGACAGCGTCGGCAAGCGCTACTTGGTTCAGCATTCGGCGGGCTCGGGCAAGTCGAACTCGATTGCCTGGCTGGCCCACCAACTTGTCGGCCTGGAGCGGGAGGGGAAGCCGGCTTTCGACTCCACCATCGTGGTCACTGACCGCCGTCTGCTCGACAAGCAGATACGCGACACGATAAGGCAGTTCGCGCAGGTGTCTGCGATCGTAGGCGCTGTGACCGAAGGTTCGCAGCAGTTGCGCCAGTTCATCGAATCGGGCAAGAAGATAATCATCACCACGGTGCAGAAGTTTCCGTTCGTGTTGGAGGAAATCGGCAGCGAGCATCGCAACCGCCGGTTCGCCATCATCATTGATGAAGCCCACTCCAGCCAGGGCGGTCGGACCTCGGCCAAGATGAACATCGCGCTCTCGCCCGAGGGCGAGGAACCGGAAGAGGAGACGTACGAAGATACCATCAACCGCATCATCGAATCGCGCCGGATGCTCTCCAATGCCAGCTACTTCGCCTTCACGGCCACGCCCAAGAATAAGACTCTTGAGATGTTTGGCGTGCCATACGCCGAGGGCGAGGAGGTCAAGCACCGGCCGTTCCACAGCTACACAATGAAGCAGGCGATACAGGAGGGCTTCATCCTCGACGTGCTCAAGGGCTACACGCCGGTGAACAACTACTACCGTTTGGTGAAGACCGTGCCGGACGACCCCGAGTACGACGTGAGGAAGGCCGCAAAGAAGCTCAGGCGCTACATCGAAACCCACGAGCATGCCATCGAGAAGAAGGCCGAGATCATCGTCGACCACTTCCTGAACCAGGTATACTCACGGCACAAGATAAGCGGGCAGGCAAGGGGGATGGTTGTCACGGGCAGCATCGTGCGGGCGATCGAGTACTACCAGGCAATAGCCGGCTACATCAGCGAGATGAAACTGCCGTTCAAGGCTCTGGTCGCATTCTCGGGAGAGCACGAATTCAAGGGTGCGAAGTTGAGCGAGACATCCATGAACGGATCCCCCGGAAGTCAGATTGCCGAGCGGTTCCGCGAAGACCCGTACCGGTTACTGGTCTGCGCCGAGAAGTTCCAGACCGGCTATGACGAGCCGCTGCTGCACACGATGTACGTGGACAAGATTCTGTCGGGCGTGAAGTCGGTTCAGACCCTCTCGCGTTTGAACCGGGCGATGCCCGGCAAGTACGACACGTTTGTGCTCGACTTCACAAACACCACCGAGGGAATCCAGCGCGACTTCGCGCCCTACTACCGGACGACGATTCTGAGCGAGGAAACCGATCCCAACAAGCTGCACGATCTGAAGGCAAAGCTGGATGCAGCTCAGGTCTATGATTGGAGCCAGGTTGAAGACTTGGTGAAGCTGTACCTTGGCGGGGCTGAGCGCGACCGGCTCGACCCGATTCTCGATGCCTGCGTCGCCGTGTACAAGCTGAACCTGGATGAGGACGGGCAGGTTGGCTTCAAGGGCGGAGCTAAAAGCTTCGTCCGCACCTACGCATTTCTGGCAACCGTGCTACCCTATACCAATGCTTCGTGGGAGAAGCTGTCGATATTCCTGAACTTCCTGATACCGAAGCTGCCGGCGCCCGAGGAAGAAGACCTGGCCAAGGGTATCCTCGATGCCGTTGATATGGACAGCTACAGGGCGGAGATGCAGTCGACGCGGACCATTGCACTGCCTGACCAAGATGGCGAAGTCGGCCCGGTTCCAGTCGAACAGGGCGGACACAAGCCTGAACCGGAGATGGACAAGTTGAGTAACATCCTCAAGGCATTCAACGACCTCTTCGGCAACATCGACTGGAAGGACGCCGACAAGATTCGGGCCGTCATAGCACAGGAGATTCCGGCCAAAGTCAGCGCGGATAAGGCGTATCAGAATGCAATGAAGAACTCGGATAAGCAGAACGCCCGCATCGAGCACGACAAAGCCCTGAAGCGGGTGCTGGTTGAGCTTCTGTCCGACCACACCGAGCTGTTCAAGCAGTACAGCGACAACGACGACTTCCGCAAGTGGCTGGCCGACACCGTTTTCGGCCTGACCTACAAAGAGGACGCAGCCTAG
- a CDS encoding RNA-binding domain-containing protein, with amino-acid sequence MTAEQLNELLLTEEDEHLEFKKAEHDFNIEKLRKYCCALANERGGKLILGVTNLKPRRVVGTDAFRDLEHRRCDLTQILHLRIDGVEVQHPHGRVVVFDVPSRPIGVPLRYDGVYWMRSGDSLTAMTEDMLRRIFDETGPDFSAEICPGATLDALDQVAIERLRERWNRKSGRADLLGMSTGQLLSDAELLVDGRVTYAALILLGTRMALGRDLAQAEIVFEYRSSDATGPAQDRKEYRQGFFSFDDELWKTINLRNDSQHFQDGLFIWDIPTFSERVVREALLNAVSHRDYRMAESVFVRQYPRRLEVVSPGGFPSGITRDNILYRQSPRNRRIAEVLAKCGLVERSGQGPTLCTRLPSARVSLCPTSTAPTSTRSCLRFRVQCRTRDSYGFWNV; translated from the coding sequence ATGACCGCTGAGCAGTTGAACGAGTTGCTTCTGACGGAGGAAGACGAGCATCTTGAGTTCAAGAAGGCCGAGCACGACTTCAACATCGAGAAACTGCGGAAGTACTGCTGCGCCCTGGCCAACGAGCGTGGCGGCAAGCTCATCCTTGGTGTTACGAACCTCAAGCCGCGCCGCGTGGTCGGTACTGATGCTTTCCGCGACTTGGAGCACCGCAGGTGCGACCTGACTCAGATACTGCACCTGCGGATTGACGGCGTCGAGGTTCAGCACCCACACGGACGGGTGGTCGTGTTCGATGTACCGTCCCGGCCGATCGGCGTACCGTTGCGGTACGACGGTGTCTACTGGATGCGCTCAGGTGATAGCCTGACCGCCATGACGGAAGACATGCTGCGGCGCATCTTCGATGAGACCGGGCCGGATTTCTCGGCAGAGATATGCCCCGGGGCGACGCTGGACGCGCTCGACCAGGTTGCCATCGAGCGACTGCGCGAGCGGTGGAACCGGAAGTCGGGACGCGCCGACCTGCTTGGCATGTCCACTGGGCAGCTTCTGTCGGACGCGGAGCTTCTGGTGGACGGACGCGTGACCTACGCGGCGTTGATCCTGCTGGGTACTCGCATGGCCCTCGGGCGGGACCTTGCTCAAGCGGAGATTGTCTTCGAGTATCGTTCCAGCGATGCGACCGGGCCTGCGCAGGACAGGAAGGAATACAGACAGGGGTTCTTCTCGTTCGATGACGAGTTGTGGAAGACCATCAACCTGCGTAACGACAGCCAGCACTTCCAAGACGGGCTGTTCATCTGGGACATTCCGACGTTCAGCGAGCGCGTGGTACGCGAGGCACTGCTAAACGCCGTGAGTCATCGCGACTACCGAATGGCCGAGTCGGTGTTTGTGCGACAATACCCACGGCGACTGGAAGTAGTCAGCCCGGGCGGGTTTCCCAGCGGCATCACCCGCGACAACATCCTCTACAGGCAGAGTCCACGCAACCGACGCATTGCCGAGGTGCTCGCGAAGTGCGGCCTGGTCGAACGTTCTGGGCAAGGGCCAACGTTATGTACGAGACTGCCATCCGCGAGAGTAAGCCTCTGCCCGACTTCAACGGCACCGACGAGCACCAGGTCATGCTTACGCTTCAGGGTGCAGTGCAGGACGAGGGATTCCTACGGTTTCTGGAACGTGTAG
- a CDS encoding type I restriction endonuclease subunit S has product MKTPYPSYKPSGVPWLGDVPEHWDVLPNRALFAEVKERDHPDEPMLSVTITRGVIRQQALLADSSKKDGSNLDKSAYKLVRPGDIAYNKMRAWQGAVGVSDLRGIVSPAYVVQRPREGSSPRYFHYLMRTPVFAKEAERWSYGITSDMWSLRPEHFRMIVSCKPPLAEQSAIVRYLDHVDRRIRKYIRAKQRLIARLNEQKQAIIHQAVTGQIDVRTGKPYPKYKPSGVAWLGGIPEHWRIARLKDAATVQTGLTLGKRYEGVTIESRPYLRVANVQAGRLDLGHIKHISVPVKEASGATLRAGDVLMTEGGDIDELGRGCVWHDEIPNCLHQNHIFAVRCRQDIMIPEFLEGLMVSMHGRAYFQLTAKQTTNLASTNSTTLRAFPILLPGIAEQKSLLEHIAAQTAALDAAIARVEAEVLLLREYRTRLVADVVTGKLDVREAATNLPDETEEVEEPEAEAPEELEEANEEALASHDAEGEE; this is encoded by the coding sequence TTGAAAACACCCTACCCATCCTACAAGCCTTCCGGCGTGCCGTGGCTGGGAGACGTGCCGGAGCATTGGGATGTGTTGCCTAACCGCGCCCTCTTCGCCGAAGTCAAAGAGCGCGACCATCCAGACGAACCGATGCTGTCCGTGACTATCACGAGGGGCGTGATTCGTCAGCAAGCATTGCTGGCAGATAGCTCGAAGAAGGACGGCTCGAATCTGGACAAGTCCGCCTACAAGCTCGTTCGTCCCGGAGACATCGCTTACAACAAGATGCGGGCATGGCAAGGTGCGGTCGGAGTGTCCGACCTACGTGGAATCGTTAGCCCTGCATACGTCGTGCAGCGCCCGCGCGAGGGATCGAGTCCGCGCTATTTCCACTACCTCATGCGAACTCCGGTTTTCGCCAAGGAGGCGGAACGTTGGTCCTACGGCATCACGTCAGATATGTGGAGCCTCAGGCCCGAGCACTTCAGGATGATCGTATCGTGCAAACCGCCTCTGGCGGAGCAATCCGCCATCGTGCGCTACCTTGACCACGTTGACCGGCGGATTCGGAAGTACATCCGGGCGAAGCAGAGGCTGATTGCGCGGCTGAACGAGCAGAAGCAAGCCATTATCCACCAGGCCGTGACCGGTCAGATTGACGTCCGCACTGGGAAGCCGTATCCAAAGTACAAACCGTCCGGGGTCGCTTGGCTGGGAGGCATACCTGAGCATTGGAGAATTGCTCGGCTCAAAGACGCGGCGACCGTGCAGACCGGACTAACACTTGGGAAGCGCTACGAAGGAGTCACCATTGAGTCACGACCCTACCTCCGCGTGGCTAACGTTCAAGCCGGCCGCCTTGACCTCGGACATATCAAGCACATCAGCGTCCCTGTGAAAGAGGCATCCGGCGCGACGCTGCGTGCTGGAGACGTTCTGATGACCGAGGGAGGAGACATCGACGAGCTCGGCCGCGGTTGTGTGTGGCATGACGAGATTCCGAACTGCCTGCACCAGAATCACATTTTCGCCGTCCGTTGCAGACAGGACATCATGATTCCCGAGTTCCTTGAAGGCCTCATGGTGTCCATGCATGGGCGTGCCTACTTCCAACTGACAGCTAAGCAGACCACGAATCTCGCCTCTACAAACAGCACAACCTTGCGCGCGTTTCCGATTCTGCTGCCGGGGATTGCGGAACAGAAGAGCTTGCTTGAGCACATAGCGGCACAGACCGCTGCGCTGGATGCCGCAATAGCCCGAGTGGAGGCTGAGGTGCTCCTTCTACGCGAGTACCGGACTCGGCTTGTGGCGGACGTGGTGACAGGCAAACTGGACGTGCGCGAAGCCGCCACGAATCTGCCGGATGAGACGGAGGAAGTTGAGGAACCGGAGGCGGAAGCGCCGGAGGAATTGGAGGAGGCGAACGAGGAAGCTCTCGCAAGCCATGATGCGGAGGGCGAGGAGTGA
- a CDS encoding restriction endonuclease, producing MEILDAAHEVLSQARVELHYREIAKRIVSQKLFLPTAKDFGHVVGSRLCADTKSNGSASRFRHGSRGGLFRLASEQPADREAVTTVPRGPMKILGAVEHVLRSVGHPMTAKELAAEITSQKLFSSRSGKFENMVLGRVYQDTRDRVARGEKPRFVRLAGGAVGLVGMSTPSPASQAGAPATPMAPAGLRSLSPTQLEQLVGDLLSAVGYDRVVVTPATHDRGVDVEGHRPLDSGGTVAVKVQVKHWKAKVQAPDIQKIRGAAGPAECMVVTSGEFSAGAIKEANRPEMKMVRLIDGRHLESLLLQYGVPIAK from the coding sequence ATGGAGATTCTAGACGCGGCCCACGAAGTGCTGTCCCAAGCGCGAGTCGAGCTGCACTACCGAGAGATCGCCAAGAGGATTGTGTCGCAGAAGCTCTTTCTGCCAACCGCCAAGGACTTCGGGCATGTCGTGGGGTCGAGGCTATGCGCGGACACGAAGAGCAATGGTTCCGCCTCGCGCTTTCGGCACGGCTCACGAGGCGGCTTGTTCAGGCTGGCGTCAGAGCAGCCTGCCGACAGGGAGGCGGTCACGACCGTGCCACGCGGGCCGATGAAGATACTCGGTGCCGTAGAACATGTGTTGCGGTCCGTTGGACATCCTATGACGGCGAAGGAGTTGGCTGCAGAGATCACCAGCCAGAAGCTGTTCTCCTCGCGGAGCGGGAAGTTTGAGAACATGGTTCTTGGGCGCGTCTATCAGGACACCCGAGACCGCGTCGCGCGCGGCGAGAAACCCCGGTTCGTGCGTCTTGCCGGGGGAGCAGTGGGTTTGGTCGGCATGTCCACGCCCAGCCCAGCTTCACAGGCAGGCGCTCCTGCCACACCAATGGCTCCGGCCGGATTGCGCAGCCTGTCGCCAACGCAACTTGAACAACTGGTGGGAGATCTCCTTTCGGCAGTTGGCTACGATCGCGTCGTCGTGACCCCAGCGACGCACGACCGCGGAGTAGATGTCGAGGGACACCGTCCGCTGGATTCGGGCGGCACGGTCGCCGTCAAAGTGCAGGTGAAGCACTGGAAGGCCAAAGTGCAGGCTCCAGATATACAGAAGATCAGAGGGGCCGCAGGCCCGGCCGAGTGCATGGTTGTTACGTCTGGGGAGTTCAGCGCGGGGGCCATCAAGGAGGCCAACCGCCCCGAGATGAAAATGGTCAGGCTCATCGATGGTCGGCACCTTGAAAGCCTGCTTCTTCAGTATGGCGTTCCGATAGCGAAATAA
- a CDS encoding class I SAM-dependent DNA methyltransferase, with protein MEPTQLDWIANFIWGIADDVLRDYYKRGKYRDVILPMTVIRRLDAVLEPTKKAVLDMKDRLDKSKISSQEAPLRQAAGQSFYNASAFMLRDLRSRGRAQTLKADFEAYLDGFSPNVQEIIEKFKFRNQVPTLVEADILGGLIEKFLDPSINLSPKPALNSDGSERLPGLDNHGMGTIFEELIRRFNEENNEEAGEHFTPRDIVTLMADLVLKPVADKVVSGAYLVYDGACGTGGMLTVSEQRLLDMAKDHGKDPSIHLYGQEVEPETYAISKADLVLKGEGEEADNFVFGSTLSHDGFASLKFDFMLSNPPYGKSWKNDMEKMGGKDSIKDPRFIITHAGDPEYSLVTRSSDGQMMFLANMLSKMKVGTRLGSRIAEVHNGSSLFTGDAGQGESNIRRWIIENDWLEAIIALPLNIFYNTGIATYIWLLSNRKPEHRKGKVQLIDATQWFEPLRKNLGKKNCRLSDADIRRIADTFLEFKETEQSKVFPNEAFGYWKVTVERPLRLKVEFNHASRARLKFACAKAKDEDLPAFADKLAESLGSGPHMDFNAFLTEARKAALKEDFYFPVKRENLLKNNLAERDENGVPVVKKAYPLFKTKVDPLRGLFEAMVVGRQYAVEYEPDTELRDTEQVPLLEDGGIEAFIQRQVLPYAKDAWIDESKTKIGYEISFNRYFYKPQPLRTLEEIKADIAALEKETEGLLKEALE; from the coding sequence ATGGAACCGACACAACTGGACTGGATTGCCAACTTCATCTGGGGCATCGCCGATGACGTGCTCCGCGACTATTACAAACGCGGCAAGTACCGCGACGTCATCCTGCCGATGACGGTCATCAGGCGGCTGGATGCCGTGCTGGAGCCAACCAAGAAGGCCGTGCTCGACATGAAGGATCGCCTCGACAAGTCGAAGATCTCCAGCCAGGAAGCGCCGCTGCGACAGGCAGCCGGGCAGTCGTTCTACAACGCCTCTGCGTTCATGCTTCGCGACTTGCGCTCCCGTGGCCGGGCGCAGACACTCAAGGCCGACTTCGAGGCGTACCTCGACGGCTTCTCGCCTAACGTCCAGGAGATAATCGAGAAGTTCAAGTTCCGCAACCAGGTGCCGACTCTGGTGGAAGCCGACATCCTCGGCGGCCTGATTGAGAAGTTCCTCGACCCGTCCATCAACCTCAGCCCCAAGCCTGCGCTGAACAGTGACGGCTCTGAGCGCCTGCCCGGACTCGACAACCACGGCATGGGCACCATCTTCGAGGAACTCATCCGCCGGTTCAACGAAGAGAACAACGAAGAAGCAGGCGAGCACTTCACGCCCCGCGACATTGTAACGCTCATGGCCGACCTTGTGCTTAAGCCGGTGGCGGACAAGGTCGTGTCCGGCGCGTACCTCGTGTACGATGGCGCGTGCGGGACCGGTGGGATGCTAACCGTGTCCGAGCAACGTCTGCTCGATATGGCCAAGGACCACGGCAAGGACCCCTCGATTCACCTCTACGGTCAGGAAGTCGAACCCGAGACCTATGCCATCAGCAAGGCAGACCTGGTGCTCAAGGGCGAGGGTGAAGAGGCCGACAACTTCGTCTTTGGGTCCACGCTTTCCCATGACGGGTTTGCCAGCCTGAAGTTCGATTTCATGCTCTCCAACCCGCCCTACGGCAAGAGCTGGAAGAACGACATGGAGAAGATGGGCGGCAAGGACAGCATCAAGGACCCGCGATTCATCATCACTCACGCAGGCGACCCGGAGTATTCGCTCGTGACCCGTTCCAGCGATGGCCAGATGATGTTCCTTGCCAATATGCTCAGCAAGATGAAGGTCGGCACCAGGCTCGGCAGCCGCATCGCCGAGGTCCATAACGGTTCGTCGCTCTTCACCGGCGACGCGGGACAGGGCGAGAGTAACATCCGGCGTTGGATAATCGAGAACGACTGGCTGGAAGCGATAATCGCGCTCCCACTCAACATCTTCTACAACACCGGTATCGCCACTTACATCTGGCTCCTCTCCAACCGCAAACCCGAGCATCGCAAAGGCAAGGTTCAGCTTATCGATGCGACCCAGTGGTTCGAGCCTCTGCGAAAGAACCTCGGCAAGAAGAACTGCCGGCTCTCGGATGCTGACATCAGGCGGATCGCCGACACCTTCCTTGAGTTCAAAGAGACCGAGCAGTCCAAGGTCTTTCCGAACGAGGCCTTCGGCTACTGGAAGGTCACGGTCGAGCGTCCGCTGAGGCTCAAGGTCGAGTTCAACCACGCCAGCCGAGCGCGGCTCAAGTTTGCCTGCGCCAAGGCCAAGGACGAGGATCTGCCTGCCTTTGCCGACAAGCTGGCCGAATCACTCGGCTCAGGGCCGCACATGGACTTCAATGCCTTCCTGACAGAAGCACGCAAGGCAGCACTGAAGGAAGATTTCTACTTCCCCGTGAAGCGAGAGAACCTGCTCAAGAACAACCTGGCTGAGCGCGATGAGAACGGGGTGCCTGTCGTCAAGAAGGCGTACCCGCTCTTCAAGACGAAGGTGGATCCTCTGCGCGGTCTGTTCGAGGCCATGGTTGTCGGCAGGCAGTATGCCGTCGAGTACGAACCGGATACGGAGCTACGCGACACCGAGCAAGTGCCTTTGCTTGAAGACGGTGGCATCGAAGCCTTCATCCAACGCCAGGTCCTGCCTTATGCCAAGGACGCCTGGATAGACGAATCCAAGACCAAGATTGGCTACGAAATCAGCTTCAACCGCTACTTCTACAAGCCCCAGCCGCTTCGGACTCTTGAAGAGATCAAGGCCGACATCGCGGCACTGGAGAAGGAGACCGAAGGATTGCTCAAGGAGGCGTTGGAGTGA
- a CDS encoding type II toxin-antitoxin system HicB family antitoxin produces MNRRNEKDLAYYVNLKYPVQVHEQEEGGYFVSVPDLPGCMTQGETLEEAMANIKEARELWLEEAYQSNIEIPLPEEAREFSGKFVVRLPAALHRQLARQAEEQGTSLNQFVAVVLAQGVVTHALDVRLSRTLSTADRLRDDLEEIVLRDPWNARKQLRGLAGVSCGGSEFALPDPGNISFHRKAAI; encoded by the coding sequence ATGAACCGCAGGAATGAGAAGGACTTGGCCTACTACGTGAACCTGAAGTATCCCGTGCAGGTGCATGAGCAGGAGGAAGGCGGGTACTTCGTGTCAGTGCCGGACCTGCCCGGCTGTATGACTCAAGGCGAAACACTAGAGGAGGCAATGGCCAACATCAAGGAAGCGCGAGAACTCTGGCTGGAGGAAGCCTACCAGTCAAACATCGAGATACCACTGCCCGAGGAAGCAAGGGAATTCTCGGGCAAGTTCGTCGTTCGCCTGCCGGCCGCTCTGCATCGCCAGCTTGCGAGACAGGCAGAGGAGCAAGGAACGAGTCTAAACCAGTTTGTGGCTGTCGTACTCGCTCAGGGCGTAGTGACGCACGCGCTTGACGTTCGTCTGTCCAGAACTCTGTCCACCGCTGACCGTTTGAGAGATGACCTCGAAGAGATAGTGCTTCGTGATCCATGGAACGCCCGCAAGCAGCTCAGGGGTTTGGCCGGTGTATCATGCGGGGGCAGCGAGTTCGCACTCCCTGACCCCGGCAACATAAGTTTCCACAGGAAGGCGGCAATATGA